Proteins found in one Serinicoccus marinus DSM 15273 genomic segment:
- a CDS encoding HAD family hydrolase: MTASAEPAAAPLLVALDVDGTIVNHDGHLSPRVREAVAALDDLPHVTVVIATGRSVISTLPSWRRCGS; this comes from the coding sequence GTGACTGCCTCCGCCGAACCGGCCGCCGCCCCGCTGCTCGTCGCGCTGGACGTCGACGGGACGATCGTCAACCACGACGGACACCTGTCGCCGCGCGTGCGGGAGGCGGTAGCGGCGCTGGACGACCTGCCGCACGTGACCGTCGTGATCGCCACCGGGCGGTCGGTCATCTCGACCCTGCCGTCATGGAGGCGCTGCGGCTCATGA
- a CDS encoding HAD family hydrolase, producing the protein MEALRLMTPERPAVCSNGAVTVAVAPEQAEGFEIVDQVTFDPAPAIALIRTHLPTALIAVEEIGVGFKVSTPFPEGELWGEEIEVPVEELTARPATRVTFREPNLTTEDFTSLVERIGLHGVSYAVGYSAWLDLAPEGVSKASALEQVRRRLEVEPHRTVAVGDQRNDLEMLHWAAVGYAMGQAPEEVLRIADRTTGAVEEDGLADALAEVLDELA; encoded by the coding sequence ATGGAGGCGCTGCGGCTCATGACGCCGGAGCGCCCCGCGGTCTGCTCCAACGGCGCGGTGACCGTGGCGGTCGCACCGGAGCAGGCCGAGGGCTTCGAGATCGTCGACCAGGTCACCTTCGACCCGGCCCCGGCCATCGCCCTCATCCGCACCCACCTGCCCACCGCGCTGATCGCGGTCGAGGAGATCGGGGTGGGCTTCAAGGTGAGCACCCCCTTCCCCGAGGGCGAGCTGTGGGGCGAGGAGATCGAGGTGCCGGTGGAGGAGCTCACCGCGCGGCCCGCGACCCGGGTGACCTTCCGCGAGCCCAACCTGACCACGGAGGACTTCACCTCCCTCGTGGAGCGGATCGGGCTGCATGGGGTGTCCTACGCCGTCGGCTACAGCGCCTGGCTCGACCTCGCGCCCGAGGGCGTGTCCAAGGCCTCCGCGCTGGAGCAGGTGCGGCGCCGCCTCGAGGTCGAGCCGCACCGCACCGTCGCGGTCGGGGACCAGCGCAACGACCTCGAGATGCTGCACTGGGCGGCTGTCGGGTATGCCATGGGCCAGGCGCCCGAGGAGGTCCTGCGGATCGCCGACCGCACCACCGGCGCCGTGGAGGAGGACGGCCTCGCCGACGCGCTCGCCGAGGTGCTGGACGAGCTCGCGTGA
- a CDS encoding VOC family protein produces MRIDHVSYAAGPEGLQATAERLAEQLGVSPHDGGVHPRFGTRNVVIPLADERYVEVVEVLDHPASDKAPFGQAVRARSENGGGWMAWVVAVEDLSVVEERLGRSSVEGHRHTPEGVELQWRQIGVLNVIDHGNRPFFVRWESAPEHHPSRLEESTTRLTGLTVGGDVPEVRDWLGLADAPQGEFESDIEFGFLEDDDCPCLTEVTFSTPRGSVTI; encoded by the coding sequence ATGCGGATCGACCACGTGAGTTATGCGGCTGGACCGGAGGGACTGCAGGCCACGGCGGAGCGCCTGGCGGAGCAGCTCGGGGTCAGCCCGCACGACGGCGGGGTGCACCCGCGGTTCGGCACCCGCAACGTGGTCATCCCGCTCGCCGACGAGCGCTACGTCGAGGTCGTCGAGGTGCTCGACCACCCTGCCTCCGACAAGGCCCCCTTCGGGCAGGCCGTGCGTGCCCGCTCCGAGAACGGCGGCGGCTGGATGGCGTGGGTGGTCGCGGTCGAGGACCTCTCCGTGGTCGAGGAGCGGCTCGGTCGGTCGTCGGTGGAGGGGCACCGGCACACGCCGGAGGGCGTCGAGCTGCAGTGGCGTCAGATCGGGGTGCTCAACGTCATCGACCACGGCAACCGGCCGTTCTTCGTGCGCTGGGAGTCGGCGCCGGAGCACCACCCCTCCCGGCTGGAGGAGAGCACGACCCGCCTGACCGGCCTGACCGTCGGCGGCGACGTGCCCGAGGTCCGCGACTGGCTCGGGCTCGCCGACGCGCCGCAGGGCGAGTTCGAGAGCGACATCGAGTTCGGCTTCCTCGAGGACGACGACTGCCCGTGCCTCACCGAGGTCACCTTCTCCACACCGCGGGGCAGCGTCACCATCTGA
- a CDS encoding heavy metal translocating P-type ATPase: MSTTTDAPGETQHVDLAISGMTCASCSARIERKLNKVDGVQASVNLATEKASVTFPSALSVTDIVGVVEKTGYGATPLVEDATGPGRAPAMTHDVVGQGSLRLRMVVAAALALVVAVLHMVPPIRDAAGTAGHWAQLLLTLPVYLWAAWPFHRAAAINARHGASTMDTLVSVGTTAAMGWSVVALFTGFTHDLYFEVVAVVTAFLLIGRYIEARAKAQGRSALTSLMELGAKDVAVLRQDAGTGAMATSEHRVSIEELVVGDRFVVRPGEKVATDGVILSGRSTIDASMVTGESMPVEVGPQDQVTGATVNGHGRLIVRASRVGSETTLARITDLVEQAQTGKAPVQRLADRISAVFVPAVLVIAAVTLLLWLATGQGFTQGLAAAVAVLIIACPCALGLATPTALLTGTGRGAQLGILIKGPQILESTRRVDTVVLDKTGTLTTGHPVLTDVVTAGSLPEHAALKAAASVEAGSEHPVAAAIVAGARERGVTLVTAEDFTNLPGEGVRAALKDTVVTVGRASLFEVVPEVLVEAMERADGTAVLVGWDGTARAAITVADTARESSPQAVQRLRDLGLTPYLLTGDNPRTAAAVAEQVGIDPANVTAEVLPQDKFAHVRTLQEQGRVVAMVGDGVNDAAALAQADLGMAMGSGTDVAAESADIVLMRADVDTVADAIGLSRQTLTVIKQNLVWAFGYNTLAIPLAAFGLLTPVIAGGAMALSSVLVVLNSLRLRGFGRA, translated from the coding sequence ATGAGCACCACCACCGACGCCCCCGGCGAGACGCAGCACGTCGACCTCGCGATCAGCGGGATGACCTGCGCGTCGTGCTCGGCGCGGATCGAGCGCAAGCTCAACAAGGTCGACGGCGTCCAGGCCAGCGTCAACCTCGCCACCGAGAAAGCGAGCGTCACCTTCCCGTCCGCCCTCTCCGTCACCGACATCGTGGGCGTCGTCGAGAAGACGGGGTATGGCGCCACTCCCCTCGTCGAGGACGCCACCGGCCCGGGTCGGGCGCCGGCGATGACCCACGACGTGGTCGGGCAGGGCTCGCTACGGCTGCGGATGGTCGTGGCGGCTGCGCTCGCCCTCGTCGTGGCGGTGCTGCACATGGTGCCGCCGATCCGGGACGCCGCCGGCACGGCCGGGCACTGGGCGCAGCTCCTCCTGACCCTGCCGGTCTACCTCTGGGCCGCGTGGCCCTTCCACCGCGCCGCGGCGATCAACGCCCGCCACGGCGCCTCGACGATGGACACCCTCGTCTCCGTCGGCACGACGGCCGCGATGGGCTGGTCGGTGGTCGCGCTGTTCACCGGCTTCACCCACGACCTCTACTTCGAGGTCGTCGCCGTGGTCACGGCCTTCCTGCTCATCGGCCGCTACATCGAGGCGCGGGCCAAGGCGCAGGGGCGCTCGGCCCTCACCTCGCTCATGGAGCTCGGCGCCAAGGACGTGGCGGTGCTGCGCCAGGACGCCGGCACGGGCGCGATGGCGACCAGCGAGCACCGCGTCTCGATCGAGGAGCTCGTCGTCGGCGACCGCTTCGTCGTGCGCCCGGGCGAGAAGGTCGCGACCGACGGCGTCATCCTCTCCGGCCGCTCCACCATCGACGCCTCGATGGTCACCGGCGAGTCGATGCCGGTGGAGGTGGGCCCGCAGGACCAGGTCACCGGCGCGACGGTCAACGGTCACGGCCGGCTCATCGTCCGGGCCAGCCGGGTCGGGTCGGAGACCACCCTGGCGCGGATCACCGACCTCGTGGAGCAGGCGCAGACCGGCAAGGCGCCGGTGCAGCGGCTGGCCGACCGGATCTCGGCGGTCTTCGTGCCCGCCGTGCTCGTCATCGCCGCGGTGACCCTGCTGCTGTGGCTCGCCACCGGGCAGGGGTTCACCCAAGGGCTCGCGGCTGCCGTGGCGGTGCTCATCATCGCCTGCCCGTGCGCGCTGGGCCTGGCGACGCCGACCGCGCTACTCACCGGGACCGGGCGCGGCGCGCAGCTCGGCATCCTCATCAAGGGCCCGCAGATCCTGGAGTCCACCCGCCGCGTCGACACCGTCGTGCTCGACAAGACCGGCACCCTGACCACGGGCCACCCGGTCCTGACCGACGTCGTCACCGCCGGGTCCCTCCCGGAGCACGCGGCCCTCAAGGCCGCCGCGAGCGTCGAGGCCGGCAGCGAGCACCCGGTGGCCGCGGCGATCGTCGCCGGGGCCCGCGAGCGCGGGGTCACCCTCGTCACCGCCGAGGACTTCACCAACCTGCCCGGCGAGGGCGTCCGTGCCGCGCTCAAGGACACCGTCGTGACGGTGGGGCGCGCGAGCCTCTTCGAGGTCGTCCCCGAGGTGCTGGTCGAGGCGATGGAGCGCGCCGACGGCACCGCCGTGCTCGTCGGCTGGGACGGCACGGCCCGCGCCGCCATCACGGTCGCCGACACCGCCCGCGAGTCCTCCCCGCAGGCGGTGCAGCGGCTGCGCGACCTGGGCCTCACGCCATACCTGCTCACGGGTGACAACCCGCGCACCGCCGCCGCCGTCGCCGAGCAGGTGGGCATCGACCCGGCGAACGTCACCGCCGAGGTGCTGCCGCAGGACAAGTTCGCCCACGTCCGGACGCTGCAGGAGCAGGGTCGCGTCGTGGCCATGGTCGGTGACGGCGTCAACGACGCGGCGGCGCTGGCGCAGGCCGACCTGGGCATGGCGATGGGCTCGGGCACCGACGTCGCCGCCGAGTCCGCCGACATCGTCCTCATGCGCGCGGACGTCGACACCGTCGCCGACGCCATCGGCCTGTCCCGGCAGACCCTGACGGTCATCAAGCAGAACCTCGTGTGGGCCTTCGGCTACAACACGCTGGCCATCCCGCTCGCGGCCTTCGGCCTGCTGACCCCGGTGATCGCCGGTGGCGCGATGGCGCTGTCCTCGGTGCTGGTCGTGCTCAACAGCCTGCGGCTGCGGGGCTTCGGACGCGCCTGA
- a CDS encoding heavy-metal-associated domain-containing protein → MTDTPVSNQTTKLVVSGMTCGHCVASVTEELTEVDGVLDVRVDDLVKGGDTDVFVTSDGPLDLEAARAAVEEAGYTAQA, encoded by the coding sequence ATGACCGATACTCCCGTCTCCAACCAGACCACCAAGCTCGTCGTCTCCGGCATGACCTGCGGCCACTGCGTCGCCTCGGTGACCGAGGAGCTCACCGAGGTCGACGGCGTCCTCGACGTCCGCGTCGACGACCTCGTCAAGGGCGGCGACACCGACGTCTTCGTCACCTCCGACGGGCCGCTCGATCTCGAGGCCGCCCGCGCGGCCGTCGAGGAGGCCGGCTACACCGCCCAGGCCTGA
- a CDS encoding metal-sensitive transcriptional regulator: protein MNGYTGSKDDYLKRLRRIEGQVRGIARMVEEDTYCIDVLTQVSAATKALQSVSLGLLEDHIAHCVVDAAAESEDAKDEKVREASAAIARLVRS from the coding sequence GTGAACGGATACACCGGGTCCAAGGACGACTACCTCAAGCGCCTGCGCCGGATCGAGGGGCAGGTGCGGGGCATCGCCCGCATGGTCGAGGAGGACACCTACTGCATCGACGTGCTGACCCAGGTCAGCGCGGCCACCAAGGCGCTGCAGTCGGTCAGCCTCGGGCTGCTCGAGGACCACATCGCGCACTGCGTCGTCGACGCCGCCGCGGAGTCCGAGGACGCCAAGGACGAGAAGGTCCGCGAGGCCTCGGCGGCCATCGCGCGGCTCGTCCGCAGCTGA
- a CDS encoding metallophosphoesterase family protein, whose protein sequence is MRLLLLADTHVPKRAKDLPAPVWDRVSEADVVVHAGDWVTPDLLDTLEQRSSRLVAVWGNNDGPELRRRLPEVARTEIGGLRWGVVHETGSKERRQERMRAAYPDLDVLVFGHSHIPWDTEHDGLRLINPGSPTDRRRQPHCTYMTCTVADGALDEVTLHRL, encoded by the coding sequence GTGCGTCTGCTCCTCCTGGCCGACACCCATGTGCCGAAGCGGGCGAAGGACCTGCCGGCGCCGGTGTGGGACCGCGTATCGGAGGCCGACGTCGTGGTCCACGCCGGGGACTGGGTCACCCCCGACCTGCTGGACACCCTCGAGCAGCGCTCGTCGCGTCTGGTCGCGGTGTGGGGCAACAACGACGGGCCGGAGCTGCGACGTCGGCTGCCCGAGGTGGCGCGGACCGAGATCGGCGGTCTCCGGTGGGGCGTCGTGCACGAGACCGGCTCCAAGGAGCGGCGGCAGGAGCGGATGCGCGCGGCATACCCGGACCTGGACGTCCTCGTCTTCGGGCACAGCCACATCCCCTGGGACACCGAGCACGACGGGCTGCGGTTGATCAACCCCGGCTCACCGACCGACCGCCGGCGTCAGCCGCACTGCACCTACATGACCTGCACCGTCGCCGACGGAGCGCTCGACGAGGTGACTCTCCACCGGCTCTAG
- a CDS encoding cold-shock protein, which produces MTEGTVRWFDTDRGFGFIALGEGTDDLYVHASEILSGDATKVLREGQVVEFEIGEGDRGPQARAVRVTADRSADAPLGVLGTVSWYEPSKGYGFITPDGGGDEIFLHSTAIVGDGVVSEGQRVAFLVVDGQKGPQADHLLPLGAEAGQGAATSDGADGTVSWFDEDKGFGFIAADSGGPDVFVHARALPDDLPVLDEGDRVMFDVVESERGPQARDVRLAGGSSRGRRPAPAASRPRSGRRDAPGGAPQRDARGPGRGDARGPAARDGEGVVARYDAERGFGFITPDAGGADLFVHVSVLRDDEGLLPGDRVRYQVRQSDRGPQADRVERI; this is translated from the coding sequence GTGACCGAAGGAACCGTCCGCTGGTTCGACACCGACCGAGGCTTCGGCTTCATCGCCCTCGGCGAGGGGACGGACGACCTGTATGTCCACGCCTCCGAGATCCTCAGCGGCGACGCGACCAAGGTGCTCCGGGAGGGACAGGTGGTCGAGTTCGAGATCGGTGAGGGGGACCGCGGCCCGCAGGCACGCGCCGTCCGGGTCACGGCCGACCGGTCCGCCGACGCACCGCTGGGCGTGCTCGGCACCGTGTCCTGGTACGAGCCCTCCAAGGGCTACGGCTTCATCACCCCCGACGGCGGGGGTGACGAGATCTTCCTGCACAGCACGGCCATCGTCGGCGACGGCGTCGTCTCCGAGGGGCAGCGGGTGGCCTTCCTCGTCGTCGACGGCCAGAAGGGTCCGCAGGCCGACCACCTGCTCCCGCTCGGCGCGGAGGCAGGGCAGGGCGCCGCGACATCCGACGGCGCGGACGGCACGGTGTCGTGGTTCGACGAGGACAAGGGCTTCGGCTTCATCGCCGCGGACTCCGGCGGCCCCGACGTCTTCGTCCACGCCCGGGCGCTGCCCGACGACCTCCCTGTGCTGGACGAGGGCGACCGGGTGATGTTCGACGTCGTCGAGAGCGAGCGGGGACCGCAGGCCCGCGACGTCCGGCTCGCGGGCGGCTCGTCCCGCGGACGCCGCCCTGCGCCGGCCGCGAGCCGCCCCAGGTCGGGTCGTCGCGACGCCCCCGGTGGCGCACCGCAGCGCGACGCTCGCGGCCCGGGCCGGGGCGACGCCCGTGGTCCCGCAGCCCGTGATGGGGAGGGGGTCGTCGCCCGCTACGACGCCGAGCGGGGCTTCGGCTTCATCACCCCTGACGCGGGAGGGGCCGATCTCTTCGTCCACGTGTCGGTGCTGCGTGACGACGAGGGGCTCCTCCCGGGTGACCGGGTGCGCTACCAGGTGCGCCAGAGCGACCGCGGACCGCAGGCCGACCGGGTCGAGCGGATCTGA
- a CDS encoding ribonuclease domain-containing protein — protein sequence MRLSRPVAAVLLALCAVLVLVLALGQGGWTGDEEPSEATNAAARPTATTPEPTSDGSTSHEPTQEETPAGAAAGEPVGTDTRDWDDVDACADGILPAELDPVVDDIEAGGPYDYGKDGSTFQNREGYLPDESFDYYQEFTVETPGLGHRGAKRVVTGGGEVDPEVWYYTEDHYASFCEFAPVG from the coding sequence GTGAGGCTGTCGCGCCCCGTCGCCGCCGTGCTGCTCGCGCTCTGCGCCGTGCTCGTGCTCGTGCTGGCGCTCGGGCAGGGCGGCTGGACCGGCGACGAGGAGCCGTCCGAGGCGACCAACGCAGCGGCGAGGCCGACCGCGACGACGCCCGAGCCCACGTCCGACGGGTCCACGTCGCACGAGCCCACCCAGGAGGAGACCCCGGCGGGCGCAGCGGCGGGCGAGCCGGTCGGGACCGACACCCGCGACTGGGACGACGTCGACGCCTGTGCCGACGGCATACTCCCGGCCGAGCTGGACCCGGTCGTCGACGACATCGAGGCGGGCGGCCCCTACGACTACGGCAAGGACGGCTCGACCTTCCAGAACCGGGAGGGCTACCTGCCGGACGAGTCGTTCGACTACTACCAGGAGTTCACCGTCGAGACGCCCGGCCTCGGACACCGCGGTGCCAAACGCGTGGTGACCGGGGGCGGCGAGGTCGACCCCGAGGTCTGGTACTACACCGAGGACCACTACGCGAGCTTCTGCGAGTTCGCGCCGGTCGGCTGA
- a CDS encoding barstar family protein produces MIILPAERAEDARAHFAQAGYAVAEVTTPRGGGLRETQAQVAQALRLPPTAATNLDALADALRDLGQVWDGQEVALLWADAAALAERDGRAWWILSEILDDAESLAVVALGTPRVEHGEQP; encoded by the coding sequence GTGATCATCCTCCCCGCCGAGCGCGCCGAGGACGCGCGCGCCCACTTCGCGCAGGCAGGATATGCCGTCGCCGAGGTGACCACCCCGCGCGGCGGCGGTCTGCGCGAGACGCAGGCGCAGGTCGCCCAGGCGCTGCGGCTGCCGCCGACCGCGGCCACCAACCTCGACGCGCTCGCGGACGCGTTGCGCGACCTCGGGCAGGTCTGGGACGGGCAGGAGGTGGCCCTGCTCTGGGCGGACGCCGCGGCGCTGGCTGAGCGCGACGGCCGCGCCTGGTGGATCCTCTCGGAGATCCTCGACGACGCGGAGTCGCTCGCGGTGGTGGCGCTCGGGACGCCCCGCGTCGAGCACGGGGAGCAGCCGTGA
- a CDS encoding amino acid ABC transporter ATP-binding/permease protein, protein MLTAAARDLEDVVDEHVRVSVPAWSTLLATLVGAAIAGWHLPVAGLVVAAGGLLVALLTVLGYAVERPAQDAAVAQRGEVRDRVTALVANLLAVQAVAGTVGGHRGLVAPVLRAEAAQRRSEARLTRARAAGLAVTWLIVAVTATLVGLLAWGARAEGTLSGPYAALVALVPLALADAWAGLPEVAGARARARSAGARLEALVGQEPAVAGRGTTPVPPAPPVLELRGASARWAPRAGGAAGAAVDGATGARPPAGSTLPDLHLLDLVVEPGDRIRLSGPNGAGKSTALAVLARHLDPSGGDYLLAGADADTGQGCRCGSDVRALDLEQTRALLAVVDDEPHAFAGSVRANLVLAAPGATDEQLLDAVVAVDLGGWFGTLPHGLDTPLTGLSGGERSRLALARALLSERPVVLLDEPTAHLDDATAQRALGGLLDRVGGGRAVVLVSHTAPVTGRWTEHRVGRSAADAADGRAVPQHIG, encoded by the coding sequence GTGCTCACCGCCGCCGCCCGCGACCTCGAGGACGTCGTCGACGAGCACGTGCGGGTGAGCGTGCCCGCCTGGTCCACCCTCCTCGCCACCCTCGTCGGGGCGGCCATCGCGGGCTGGCACCTGCCGGTCGCGGGTCTCGTCGTGGCCGCCGGTGGTCTCCTCGTCGCCCTCCTCACCGTCCTCGGGTATGCCGTGGAGCGCCCCGCGCAGGACGCCGCCGTGGCGCAGCGCGGCGAGGTCCGGGACCGGGTCACCGCCCTGGTCGCGAACCTGCTCGCGGTGCAGGCCGTCGCCGGGACCGTGGGCGGGCACCGGGGGCTGGTCGCCCCGGTGCTGCGGGCGGAGGCGGCGCAGCGGCGCAGCGAGGCCCGGCTCACCCGGGCCCGGGCGGCCGGGCTCGCCGTCACGTGGCTCATCGTGGCCGTCACCGCGACGCTCGTGGGGCTGCTCGCCTGGGGGGCGCGGGCGGAAGGGACGCTGAGCGGGCCCTACGCCGCGCTCGTCGCGCTGGTGCCGCTCGCGCTGGCCGACGCCTGGGCCGGCCTGCCCGAGGTGGCGGGCGCCCGGGCCCGCGCGCGGTCGGCGGGGGCACGCCTGGAGGCGCTCGTCGGTCAGGAGCCGGCCGTCGCCGGCCGGGGCACCACCCCGGTGCCACCCGCACCGCCCGTGCTGGAGCTGCGCGGGGCCTCGGCCCGGTGGGCGCCCCGGGCGGGCGGTGCGGCCGGCGCGGCCGTGGACGGGGCGACCGGTGCCAGGCCCCCCGCCGGGTCCACGCTCCCCGACCTGCACCTGCTGGACCTCGTCGTGGAGCCGGGCGACCGCATCCGCCTCAGCGGACCCAACGGTGCCGGCAAGTCGACCGCCCTCGCCGTGCTGGCGCGCCACCTCGACCCGAGCGGCGGGGACTACCTGCTGGCCGGCGCGGACGCGGACACGGGCCAAGGGTGCCGGTGCGGTTCGGACGTGCGTGCCCTGGACCTGGAGCAGACCCGAGCGCTGCTGGCCGTCGTCGACGACGAGCCGCACGCCTTCGCCGGGTCGGTGCGCGCCAACCTCGTTCTGGCGGCGCCGGGCGCCACCGACGAGCAGCTGCTGGACGCGGTCGTGGCGGTCGACCTGGGTGGCTGGTTCGGCACACTGCCGCACGGTCTCGACACCCCGCTCACAGGGCTGTCCGGCGGCGAGCGGAGCCGGCTCGCGCTGGCCCGGGCGCTGCTCTCGGAGCGGCCGGTCGTGCTGCTCGACGAGCCGACGGCCCACCTCGACGACGCGACGGCGCAGCGGGCCCTGGGCGGCCTGTTGGACAGGGTGGGCGGTGGCCGGGCGGTCGTGCTCGTCAGCCACACCGCGCCGGTGACCGGACGCTGGACCGAGCACCGGGTCGGCCGGAGTGCCGCGGACGCAGCGGACGGCCGAGCGGTCCCGCAGCACATCGGCTAG
- the cydD gene encoding thiol reductant ABC exporter subunit CydD, giving the protein MRPFDPDLLRALPATRGPVASLSVVGVLSGVVAIAQAVTLALVVGAVVRGEREELTAYLGWLVALLVTRGLLAGAGELVARRAGLRVVGIVREALLRHWLARPVEGRPGTEVALTRATDGVSALEPYVARYLPALVTAAVVPALALVALVVVDPWSALIVVLTLPLLPVFAALIGMHTRDETQRRWGAMELLAGHFLDVMRGLPTLVAYGRARAQVDVVREVGERHRRASVATLRTAFLSTAALELLATISVAMVAVAVGLRLAHGGMDLVVGLTAILLAPEAYWPVRRVGAEFHNAADGAQVLQELADDGVLGEARRARDARPATPAGRPIGLTEVSYAHPGRVRTLEGLTLTTSSGPGLTVLTGPSGAGKTTVLELLAGLRTPASGTVSAPAAHLATQRPLLLPGTVRDNLATAAPDATDAAMTAALTEVGLWAQLADRHGLDTRLGDDGFGLSAGQRARLALARATLSPVPLLLLDEPTANVAVDGIPVLHQVITGLAHTRRLVVVTHDCYLAALADDRWRLDAAAASAPLDGHRGEPAAADPAPQAGRRGGTTAATPAPQAGRPTDPVAAPHPTGADQEPADGRRPGEVAPLRTPRGARGLALACLLGGASVGCGVALTATSGWLIVQASTMPVVLTLLVAIVGVRAFGIFRPVFRYAERVVSHDVALDDLSRAGPTSTPRSSRSPPPGWGGAAAGRCSPPPPATSRTSSTSTCG; this is encoded by the coding sequence GTGCGACCCTTCGACCCCGACCTGCTGCGGGCCCTCCCGGCGACCCGCGGCCCGGTGGCCTCGCTGTCCGTCGTCGGCGTCCTCTCGGGGGTCGTCGCGATCGCGCAGGCGGTGACCCTCGCCCTCGTCGTCGGCGCGGTGGTGCGGGGCGAGCGCGAGGAACTCACGGCATACCTCGGCTGGCTGGTCGCGCTGCTGGTGACGCGCGGGCTGCTCGCCGGCGCGGGCGAGCTGGTCGCCCGGCGCGCCGGGCTGCGCGTGGTCGGGATCGTGCGGGAGGCGCTGCTGCGGCACTGGCTGGCGCGGCCGGTGGAGGGGCGGCCGGGCACCGAGGTCGCGCTCACCCGCGCCACCGACGGGGTCTCCGCCCTCGAGCCGTATGTCGCCCGCTACCTCCCCGCGCTCGTCACCGCGGCCGTGGTGCCGGCGCTGGCGCTGGTCGCCCTCGTGGTGGTGGACCCGTGGAGCGCGCTCATCGTCGTGCTGACGCTGCCGCTGCTGCCGGTCTTCGCGGCGCTCATCGGCATGCACACGCGCGATGAGACGCAGCGGCGGTGGGGCGCGATGGAGCTGCTGGCCGGGCACTTCCTCGACGTGATGCGGGGCCTGCCGACGCTGGTGGCCTACGGGCGGGCGCGAGCGCAGGTGGACGTGGTGCGCGAGGTCGGGGAGCGGCACCGGCGGGCGAGCGTCGCCACGCTGCGGACGGCCTTCCTGTCGACGGCCGCGCTGGAGCTGCTGGCGACGATCTCGGTGGCGATGGTGGCGGTGGCGGTCGGGCTGCGGCTGGCGCACGGCGGGATGGACCTCGTCGTCGGGCTCACCGCGATCCTGCTGGCGCCCGAGGCGTACTGGCCGGTCCGCCGGGTCGGCGCCGAGTTCCACAACGCCGCCGACGGGGCGCAGGTGCTGCAGGAGCTGGCCGACGACGGGGTGCTGGGGGAGGCCCGTCGTGCCCGTGATGCCCGTCCGGCGACACCGGCCGGGCGGCCCATCGGGCTCACCGAGGTTTCCTACGCCCACCCCGGCCGGGTCCGCACCCTGGAGGGGCTGACCCTCACGACGTCGTCCGGGCCCGGCCTGACCGTGCTGACCGGGCCCAGCGGGGCCGGCAAGACGACGGTGCTGGAGCTGCTCGCGGGGCTGCGCACCCCCGCGTCCGGGACGGTCAGCGCCCCCGCGGCGCACCTGGCGACGCAGCGGCCGCTGCTGCTGCCGGGCACCGTGCGCGACAACCTCGCGACCGCCGCCCCGGACGCGACCGACGCCGCGATGACCGCGGCGCTGACCGAGGTCGGGCTGTGGGCGCAGCTGGCTGACCGGCACGGGCTGGACACCCGGCTCGGGGACGACGGGTTCGGCCTGTCGGCCGGTCAGCGGGCCCGGCTCGCCCTCGCCCGCGCCACCCTCTCCCCGGTGCCGCTGCTCCTGCTGGACGAGCCGACGGCCAACGTGGCGGTGGACGGCATACCCGTCCTGCATCAGGTCATCACCGGGCTCGCCCACACGCGTCGGCTCGTCGTCGTGACCCACGACTGCTACCTGGCCGCGCTCGCGGACGACCGGTGGCGCCTCGACGCCGCCGCGGCGTCGGCTCCGCTGGACGGCCATCGGGGTGAGCCGGCCGCTGCGGACCCGGCTCCGCAGGCCGGCCGTCGGGGTGGGACGACCGCTGCGACCCCCGCTCCGCAGGCCGGCCGTCCGACCGACCCGGTCGCGGCACCCCACCCGACCGGGGCTGACCAGGAGCCGGCCGACGGTCGACGACCCGGTGAGGTCGCGCCCCTGCGCACCCCGCGCGGCGCGCGTGGGCTCGCGCTGGCCTGCCTCCTGGGCGGTGCGTCGGTCGGCTGCGGGGTGGCGCTGACCGCGACCTCGGGGTGGCTCATCGTGCAGGCCTCGACCATGCCCGTGGTGCTGACCCTGCTCGTGGCGATCGTCGGGGTGCGGGCGTTCGGCATCTTCCGGCCGGTGTTCCGCTACGCCGAGCGCGTGGTCAGCCACGACGTGGCCCTCGACGACCTGTCCCGCGCCGGGCCGACCTCTACGCCGCGCTCATCCCGCTCACCCCCGCCCGGCTGGGGCGGCGCAGCCGCGGGCAGGTGCTCACCGCCGCCGCCCGCGACCTCGAGGACGTCGTCGACGAGCACGTGCGGGTGA